ACAGATCTATATCAAACTCCTGGGTGCTCTTAAATTTGTTCTGACAAAAAACTAATGCTTGATCCAAATGGTAGAAGTTTTATGAATTATGGAACCCAACAAAACACTAGCCAAATTAACCTGCCTGGAAGAGAACagatattatatgaaaaatccCTTATAAAACAAGGAACTTGATAACAAGCTTCGATTAAGAAAACCCTGGGCTACTCACAAGCAGCAGAAAACggatattatatgaaaaatgcGGTCTATTCTCAACAGGTTCTGACTCTAAAAGGTGCTGAGTTGCAATACAACTTAACTCtgacttaattattatttgcatttagCTGTTACGAGGAATCAACATTTTCAACGAGTACTGTGTAGCAGAAGTATGATCTCAAACACATTACAAACTGTTATTCAGTTTCGGATACAGAACATAAACTCCAGTGTAGTTAGGTCAAACAAACCACAATCTCCTCACTGCAAAGAAGAGGTTTTCCACTAGAAACTAAGCTAAAAGTTGTTTACTCCTAAAGCAACTTAACAATCatatgaacaaaaagaaaaggaaaaaaatgcaaACACGAAACAAGAGTAAGAGTAAACACAAAAATGTACATATGGATTAACGAGCCATCTTCGTTCAAGTTTGAAGCACCAATGGTAAAATTATATCCATGCTAGGGCCTGGCAAAGACACCCCAAATCTTACCCCGGCCAAGCCCATTCAAGAGCTTCTTAGATCCTTCAACATTCATATCCACAAGTTTCTTCAAGTGCACGCTAGCACCAGCAGCAATCATTTGCTTCCTACACTTCTTAGAATGTACAAGTGAGGCCAATATAGAAACAGGGTACTTCTTATCCAAATTCTGTATCGAAGTATCCAATAGCTGAACTGTGCTGACTATCCCTCCCTCGGACTTTCTGAAAATTCTCCTATTACCAGCATACAACACAAGCAATGACAAAGCTTTTGCTGCTGCTTCCTTCTCTTCCACAGCCTTACCATCCAACATTTTAATCAACGGACCAATGCACCCTAATTCTCCCATTTCTTTCCTTGTTTTAGTGTTACAACTAAGCTCAGACGCAGCTCTAGCAGCTGCAATTCTCACACCCGAGACACCAAGATTCAACACCGCCACAAGCCTAACAATAAACCCATCAGAAACAAGCCCTTCAGCAATAGCTTGGCTAGAAGCCAACTCCCTTAACAACTCAACAGCAACTTCAGGACTCCTAATCGGAGGACATGAATCCCAGTAATTCCTCAAACACTCAATAACCCCTTCCTTGACAATCAAAAGCTTCAAATTTTCATCATCCTTAACCAAATTGCATAAACAACCAATAGCATTTTCTTGAGCTAATGCGGTCCCAGAAGCTGCAAGCCCAATGAGAACAAAAACAGCATTTTCTTCTATAAAATTCTCTCTGATCTCCTCAAACACAGCCAAGTTCCTCAAAACCCCACTTGCAAGACCCTGTGAACTAGGTGTTCCAGCTTGACAAATCTCTAATAATGAACAAATCCCACCTCTAGATCCTATTGCCCTTGCATTCTCTCTCGAAAAGCTTAAAGTTTGAAGTGCAATACAAGCTTTTTCTTTCGCGAACCCACTTCCTGATTCGAGAATCCTAATCAACTGATTCAAAAGCAACAACCCTTCTGCTATCAAAACATGTTTACTGCTATCCACCattgaaattattgaaattgcAGCTACAGTTTTCTCTTTAATATCAAGACAACTGTTACAATCAAGTAATCTAACAAGAACAGGCACAATACCTTGTGCAACAGCAATCATTACATTCTTATCATCCTCCTGAATCAAACTCAAAACTGAGTCCATAGCCAAGTTCTTAGACTCAGGGCTCCCTATTTGCAGCCGAGTTATCAAATTCCTTGACTCAGCTCTAACAAGCTCTCTTTTTGAACCAGACCCAGATACTATTCCATCTTGAAGAACCCCACTTTTGATCAAAATCTCACAATCTTTCACATTTTGATTCAACTTGGCTAAAATCGAATCAATATCACTTTGAGTTTTAAGCTTCCCTTCCGTCAAGTTTGTATCTTGACACTTTTCAGCTGAGAGGATAGCATCGGTTAGAGTTTGTGAAATAGAGTGAAGGAGATCGAGAGAGAGTGGGTTAGCGAGTGAAGTTTGGAACTCGGAAAAATCAGTGAGTTCAGTTTGGAGATCAGCTAGTTTGGATTTTATTAAACCCCATTTGCCTTTGAAAGATTGTATTAACGGGATATGGTGGTTTAAAAGGGAGTGTATAAGGTCGTTCGAGAGAGTTATTGGGTCGTTCTCTGGTATTTTCATGGTGGGATTTTTGCAGGCTTTTTTGGTGAGTTGATGGAAGAAAtgtagagaaaaagagaaagataggGTTTTTACCTTTTTTGGCTGATCTTTAGAGGcgatagagagagagaagacaGGCTATTTTTTAGAGTCcggagagaaagaagagagaaagaagaggggGATTGTAGCAGGTGGCCGTGGTCGTAGTGGCGGCTAGGAAGCAGTGTTGTGTAACGACGGAGCAAAGAGAGCGTGGGAAGAGGAGAAATACTAGTACATGTGTTGGTACTGGGAACGGTGAGGTTTGATATTTAGAATTTTAGATGCGGGTTTCAAAGAGTGGCCACCACTCGCTTCTATAGGCTATGCTACCATCTTAGTAAGATTTTAGTAAATatgtaatcttattttttactatCATGTTTAGTTTCCTTTAAATTTTGCAATTTAAAATGTTGTTGGGATATTATACCATTTTTAAATTCTGTATTTTGAGTATGATTGGTTcattgtaaaattttattttgaaaatatatgacTCCATTAAATGTCAATCCCAAGTAAAAATGATTATGTTGTGAGTTAATgtggaaaaaaaactttttagacTGATTTTATTTGTACTTCACTAAaatattaaagtgaaaaaaatattattttagcaaTAAGTTTTAGATTGTATGATTGGTGTCTATATTGAACATTAAATAAAGGTGATTCAAAATCATAGTTGATGAAactacaaaattttaattatcgtgtgttttggtgaaaaaaattacatgtttatattttgattattttgagaGTAAATTGAGACTTGATTtattcttcaagtaattttaaatatattttatttatatagatttgatggatattatattttttaaaaattaatttctagtctaagttttttttttttaatgtccaaAGATAGGGTAATAACTTGTTGATAGGTGGGCAGAGCTTGCGGTCATACTCAACATACTTAGGTTTGACATAATATCAAGCCACATGACATCAATTTGACTTGCTTCCATACCCATTGTCATTGGACATTGCTACGAGTCGAGTTTAGACAAATATGAATTTGGTTAATTGTCAGACCAAACTTTCTTGGATTCAATCACGCACTAAATCTAAGTGGACATAAATTTGGCAAGCTGTTATACTCAATTTTCTTGGATTCAGTTATGTATTGAGCTCAGGTGGACATAGAAGCTTTACAATGTATTAAACACGAAGGGATAACAGTTTGAAGATCTTTTTATAAGCCTCGTGTTAGGCCataaattaagttttgtttgtttattcttataatttttaatacaaaatgtTAATGTCAGGGATATTCATCTCTTTGCACCTATAGATATATAAAAGTCATACAAGAGTTTACTATATTTTCTATCGTCATTAATattgtgtaagagatatttgtTCCTCATTAATATTGTGCAATAAATATTTATCCTTTATTAATGCTATCAGAAAGAAATAACTCTTTCGCTCCAGCAAAATAACGAGGTTCAATGGCTTTAAATATCCCCTAAACCACTCAAGTAAAggattcatgatttttattctcttctgcatatatattttaatagtatATTTCTCTAAagtattattgtatttttctttttctctacaaAGATACTTGCACAAGCATTTGTGGGTCCCCTAACCCACCACAAGGGACTTTACACATATACTAGTCATAAGCTACCTTGACTTACTGAGCACCATGAAttaaattgttataattaagaGATTAACTGATTATCTATCATATAagctttatttttcaagttacttggattttttaggatattgttaatatataagTCCCCCAACTCATTATAGGAGATCTTATATAGATATTAGCCATCAGTTATCTTAACTTACCATGCACTAGTTATCAGCTGCTTCAATCAAGAAGAATTGATCaaattattagaattaaaagattaattgattatctaacatacacacacacacacacatatatatatatatatatatatatatatatatatattattttttaagttatttggattttttaggatattataaagatttcatatatttatattaataaatgctTTCAACCGATGATTCTAAGACCTGGAACTCAATAAATTAATACAGTAAACTTTCTTAACTATTCAATTTATTCATAGAAGATAATTACATATCAAGATACACTTAAGCATATTATTATAGCTTAATATACGGTAAAGACTTTAAATTTTAAGTCTTGGTAACCTAACAATCCTAGTAGAAACACtaaaatattatgatataatttttaaaaataaaaaaatacatttgaattAAGGTATTATacattttttgatataaaatatattttatttgcattttaaaataatttattttgtacaaataaaaaaataaattttattatatcttcTTAACAATCAGAAACGATATACTTGGATTGTTTTCATTCAAAATGATAAATCAACAggaatttgaaggataaaagaTAAACTAAATACGAGTATTATTTTCCAGAGCAAAAAGGTTggaattttctattttattttaatggttaACAAGTGCTCTGCAAAACTTATCTATAAGTGAAAAAATAtcctttaaattttagaaagaaaCCTACAACTTCacataaataacaaaaacaaaaacattataaccgatcatagaaataaataaatacccatcattttgaataaataaccttttataattaagtaaattttaagaatatcTTAACAAAAGACCacgaaaaacttttttttatttaattattaaataaatgattcagtggtaaaaatttaggattaaaatatttatttttttatgatttcaaattTAAGTCCtgtaattactaatataatagtcactaaaaatttatatgatcattaactttaaaatttatataattaattaaaatacatacaaaCTGGTCTGAACACtattaataaaaatcttaacatttgaaattgaattctctaatttaaaaaatgattttggttggaaggagaaaaaaaaaacacgaacgGACACGTTTCGTAGAGAGCGTgagtaaagagagagagcagtTAGAAGAATCGGGAATTGAGCCGGAAGTCAGTGTTTTCAGAAGATCAGAATCAATGGCTGAGATTTAATAATAAGAAGACATAAACAGTCCTATGGGCCCACCTCCTTTTCAACTCAATTACACGGTCTCCTTTTACAACATAAATTTAGTAATGAGTAATGACAGCTTTGACAACGAAAGTTCCACGTCTACTCTGCCCTTTTCTTAAACTCACAGCCTTTCTCCTGGGCGCTACAGGTCTCCTGGCTGATTATTGCAATTTTATTGGTCTGTGAGGGAGGCAATTGCTGCCTTCCCAGTGCGTTTAGTTTAGGTTTCTCATTCCTGGCCTCATTGGTCAAACGTCAGCTGTAACTAAATTTGCGTGTCAACCTCCAagtcaatattaataataggaCGTATCTGCCCTTTAATAGTTGAGCAATTTACCGTTGAATTTTTCAGCGGGAAGGAATAAACGCGCGAGCAGTTGAGTTAATGAGCTTTGTCCCAGTATTTGTGACAGTTTGATTTTGATGTAATTATTGTCTTCACGCTGTCTTTATTGGAATGCAGGCACTGTTTAGCGGGTGGTTGAgacatttttcttgtttttaaccgtgttgttttaaaaaatattattttaatatattttaaaataaaaatcattttaaaagtaaaatctaTCACATTTGTAAACAGGACTTTCATCCTATAAGATTAAtgttaaacatttaaaaatatggtaagaaaaaattaaaaaatatacataatggataataaaaaaagatttctaagaaaaaattaaaaataaagttactttaggcaaaattaaaggaaattataaaaatctaatattgaacGAGCCCATCAACTAATTTAAggcttgtttaaaaatatagttatggttgttttttaaaatattttttgtgttgaaatatattataataattttttttattttttaaaacttattagtAACATCAGCGCAAAatgattgaaattataaaaaatatttaattttttttaaaaataaaagcattttaaaaaatgatttttagattaattgatACAGGAACTGAGGCCatgaaaagaggaaaagaaaaggaaattgatGGAATGACGGAATGGTACTTTTCACCGGcgagaaaagaaataaagttggtTGTGACGAGTGACAGAGTGGAAAACAATCTCTCCAAAAGCTTGGAGCTTCAGTGTGCATATGAACTTAGCTTTTCCTTTCAACTTTTCATAGATTATGCCTTTGCCGACCATCACCATCTTCTTAAGCAAGAAAACTggtccccaaaaaaaaaaagaaaaaaaaagaaaaagaaaaagaaaaaaagaaaactggtCCCCATCACATTCACACACGCAATGACTGGGTCAACAAGTCGTCTTCCCATGGTTATGAACCCGTCAACTTCAGATTTGATTTGGgttagatttcaaaaataataataaaaagaattattctgatataatttaattaagaaacttGAGTTATttaggtaaaataaaaattctttgattttcaataaaaaaaataaaaatattactattttattttttaaaaataaattaaattaacccgAATTAATTAACGGATGAATTTAATATGCACGGGGGGGACATTTTGAAGAGGAGAGTTAATTACGAACATGTGATGCCTAGCAAGTGTATGTGTGTTGCGCAAGTATAGGCTTGGTTGTGACGTGTAAGCTAGTTTATTAGCATGCAGCGTACGTTGACATCAATGGCCTCTAAGATATGGTAGATGGAATACTACTATTTAATAAActctattatatataaattaattaataatcttactctattattatatatataagtgaaATCTAGaccatttaatattatagtagTAATTGTATTttgaagtatttattttatattttttaaaatttatttttgatatcaatacataaaaaaaactatattaaatcattaaaaaatcaatttaaaataaaataaaataaatattttttaaaatataaaaacaaacaagctaCATAATGCGAATAATAGTTTCGTTAGGATGACTTTTATCGTGTAGTGGTAGCTTTCATTGGCAGACTTACAGGCGTGCCAATAGGGATGATAAGTTTTCCCATCTAGAACTTGGGATATTTGGGCAGAGGGGAGTGGTTTGATATCATTATCATAACTAACcaccattttttattattcatcttGTGCTAAGTcggctttttttaataattacttgAACAAGCAAGTTACAAAGAAATTAATGTAATTGAATTCAGAAAACTAGCTAGGGGTGcggcttttttgtttttatattttaaaaatattttttaaaaaatttaataaatttttaaataaaaaatattttgaaaaataatcataactataATCCTAAACATGCTTGCAAACATGtacccccctctctctctctctctctctatatatatatatatatatatatatatatatatatatatatatatatatatatatatataacaatgaaTTAAAAACTTTAAGCTACATCAATAAAATGTTCTGCGTCAACATATCATGGAATCTTTCCACCgggtttttcaaaaaacaaagaaagaaaagaaaacggtTAGATAATTGATGCAAGAGTGTTTTGTCTGgaaaaatagataatttttaattaattttatacttttttatttttatttttatttttatgttgtgtACGATTATGCCTGCTATGaaatcaaagggaaaaaaaaataaatcatgt
The genomic region above belongs to Populus alba chromosome 12, ASM523922v2, whole genome shotgun sequence and contains:
- the LOC118044631 gene encoding uncharacterized protein; translation: MKIPENDPITLSNDLIHSLLNHHIPLIQSFKGKWGLIKSKLADLQTELTDFSEFQTSLANPLSLDLLHSISQTLTDAILSAEKCQDTNLTEGKLKTQSDIDSILAKLNQNVKDCEILIKSGVLQDGIVSGSGSKRELVRAESRNLITRLQIGSPESKNLAMDSVLSLIQEDDKNVMIAVAQGIVPVLVRLLDCNSCLDIKEKTVAAISIISMVDSSKHVLIAEGLLLLNQLIRILESGSGFAKEKACIALQTLSFSRENARAIGSRGGICSLLEICQAGTPSSQGLASGVLRNLAVFEEIRENFIEENAVFVLIGLAASGTALAQENAIGCLCNLVKDDENLKLLIVKEGVIECLRNYWDSCPPIRSPEVAVELLRELASSQAIAEGLVSDGFIVRLVAVLNLGVSGVRIAAARAASELSCNTKTRKEMGELGCIGPLIKMLDGKAVEEKEAAAKALSLLVLYAGNRRIFRKSEGGIVSTVQLLDTSIQNLDKKYPVSILASLVHSKKCRKQMIAAGASVHLKKLVDMNVEGSKKLLNGLGRGKIWGVFARP